In Marinitoga hydrogenitolerans DSM 16785, the following are encoded in one genomic region:
- a CDS encoding pyruvate dehydrogenase complex E1 component subunit beta translates to MPIITMREAIRQAMDEEMSRDENIILMGEEVAQYNGAYKVSQGLYDKFGEKRVIDTPITESGFAGVGIGAAMAGLRPIVEFMTFNFALQAFDQIVNNAAKMRYMSGGQFKVPIVFRGPNGPAEYLASQHSQATQTFFAHVPGLKVVAPATPYDAKGLLKTAIRDDNPVIFLEGELMYSWEGEVPEEEYTIEFGKSDIKREGKDVTIITYSKPLKLVLESAKELEKDGIDVEVLDLRSIRPLDEETILNSVKKTNRCVIVDESWPFVSVASHVGWLISNKAFDYLDAPVELVTNEDVPMPYNHKLELAAQPSVDKIIKAVKKVLYI, encoded by the coding sequence ATGCCAATTATTACCATGAGAGAAGCTATTAGGCAAGCTATGGATGAGGAAATGTCAAGGGATGAAAATATAATTTTAATGGGAGAAGAAGTCGCTCAATATAACGGAGCATATAAAGTTAGTCAAGGACTATATGATAAATTTGGTGAGAAGAGAGTTATAGATACCCCTATTACAGAAAGTGGATTTGCTGGTGTTGGAATTGGTGCTGCTATGGCAGGGTTAAGGCCTATTGTTGAATTTATGACATTTAATTTTGCACTTCAGGCCTTTGATCAGATTGTAAATAATGCTGCAAAAATGAGATATATGTCAGGTGGTCAATTCAAGGTTCCGATAGTCTTCAGAGGGCCCAATGGACCTGCAGAATATTTAGCTTCCCAGCATTCACAGGCTACACAAACTTTTTTTGCACATGTACCAGGGTTAAAGGTTGTAGCGCCAGCTACACCATATGATGCAAAAGGTCTTTTAAAAACAGCAATAAGAGATGATAATCCAGTTATATTTTTAGAAGGAGAATTAATGTACTCCTGGGAAGGTGAAGTTCCTGAAGAAGAATATACAATAGAATTTGGAAAATCAGACATAAAACGTGAAGGAAAAGATGTAACTATAATTACCTATTCTAAACCTTTAAAATTAGTATTAGAAAGCGCAAAAGAACTTGAAAAAGATGGTATTGATGTTGAAGTGCTTGATCTAAGGAGTATAAGACCTCTAGATGAAGAAACAATATTAAATTCTGTAAAGAAAACAAATAGATGCGTAATTGTCGATGAATCGTGGCCGTTTGTAAGTGTTGCCTCTCATGTTGGATGGCTAATTTCAAATAAAGCATTTGATTATTTAGACGCACCAGTTGAATTGGTGACAAATGAAGATGTACCCATGCCTTATAACCACAAATTAGAATTAGCAGCACAACCATCTGTTGATAAAATAATAAAAGCTGTTAAAAAAGTTTTGTACATTTAG
- a CDS encoding dihydrolipoamide acetyltransferase family protein: MAEKLLMIALSPTMEKGTIVKWVKKENESFTEGDVLCEVETDKTTMEYEATEEGTLLKILVPEGEKAAVGEPIAIFGEPGEDISDLLNENIEKVKSEEIKSETIEKETVKEIENIKAKEAEFESISDSIKISPLAKKIALMKNIDITRIKGTGLGGRIIKRDVENYKLLAEAYETPAISLNNDEDRTIPLSDKRRIIGERLSQSKYTSPHFYLTVSVNMENIMENRKMINNRLNEKISMNAFLIKIIANTLRKHRRINSTLQNNKIIEFSRIDIALAVAQEDGLITPIVRNADKKGILQIESELRELIEKAKNNKLEPEEYTNATFTISNLGSFGVDEFTAIINPPASAILAVGMIKKIPIVENDEIIIKPMMKMTLSSDHRVIDGSVAAIFMKDLKETLENPILAIL; this comes from the coding sequence ATGGCTGAAAAATTACTAATGATTGCCTTATCTCCCACAATGGAAAAAGGCACTATCGTAAAATGGGTAAAAAAAGAAAATGAATCTTTCACAGAGGGAGATGTTCTCTGTGAAGTTGAAACAGATAAAACAACAATGGAATATGAAGCAACAGAAGAGGGGACATTATTAAAAATACTTGTTCCTGAAGGTGAAAAGGCTGCTGTTGGTGAACCTATTGCTATATTCGGAGAACCTGGTGAAGATATTTCTGATTTATTGAATGAAAATATTGAAAAAGTGAAAAGTGAAGAGATAAAAAGTGAAACAATAGAAAAAGAAACTGTTAAAGAAATTGAAAATATTAAAGCTAAAGAAGCTGAATTTGAAAGTATTTCAGACAGTATTAAAATATCGCCTTTAGCAAAAAAAATAGCATTAATGAAAAACATTGATATAACAAGAATAAAAGGAACTGGTCTAGGAGGAAGAATAATCAAAAGAGATGTTGAAAACTATAAACTACTAGCAGAAGCTTATGAAACACCAGCAATTTCATTAAATAATGATGAAGATAGAACAATTCCATTATCAGACAAACGCAGAATTATTGGTGAAAGATTGTCACAATCAAAATACACATCACCACATTTTTATTTAACTGTTAGCGTAAATATGGAAAATATAATGGAAAATAGAAAGATGATAAACAACAGATTGAACGAAAAAATATCAATGAATGCATTTTTGATAAAAATAATTGCCAATACATTGAGAAAACACAGAAGAATAAATTCAACTTTGCAAAATAATAAAATAATTGAATTTAGTAGAATTGACATTGCTTTAGCGGTAGCTCAAGAAGATGGATTAATTACACCTATTGTAAGAAATGCTGATAAAAAAGGAATTTTACAGATAGAAAGTGAGTTGAGAGAATTAATAGAAAAAGCAAAAAATAACAAATTGGAACCAGAAGAATATACAAATGCAACATTTACAATTAGTAATCTTGGGTCATTTGGAGTAGATGAATTCACAGCGATAATCAATCCACCAGCTTCAGCAATACTTGCTGTTGGAATGATAAAAAAGATACCTATTGTCGAAAATGATGAAATAATTATTAAACCAATGATGAAAATGACTTTATCTTCAGACCATAGAGTAATAGATGGCTCAGTTGCTGCTA